Proteins encoded within one genomic window of Epinephelus lanceolatus isolate andai-2023 chromosome 9, ASM4190304v1, whole genome shotgun sequence:
- the epgn gene encoding epigen, with amino-acid sequence MFAQRQTYLGKAFLLLLLITAGQSAMLSNNLLTTATPTVSISSLTTQLNNSSMEEPRVERSHRSCRSEHAKYCENGGECMYPQDSDEPSCICTSSYSGQRCLFYSDHARTLPELEQLIGIIFGVAMFIIVLGILSYCFVYKRCKKSAPLIKSAASETSV; translated from the exons CCTTCCTGCTGCTTCTCCTGATCACAGCAGGCCAATCCGCAATGCTGAGCAACAACCTCCTGACCACAGCAACTCCCACTGTGTCGATCTCATCTCTGACCACACAGCTCAACAACA gcaGTATGGAGGAACCTCGGGTCGAGCGCTCACACAGATCCTGCAGAAGTGAACATGCAAAGTACTGTGAAAATGGTGGAGAGTGCATGTACCCTCAAGACAGCGACGAACCCTCTTGCAT CTGCACGTCCTCGTACAGTGGGCAACGCTGCCTGTTCTACAGTGATCACGCTCGCACTCTGCCTGAGCTGGAGCAACTGATTGGCATCATTTTTGGGGTGGCCATGTTCATCATCGTCCTGGGCATCTTAAGTTACTGCTTTGTCTATAAGAG GTGTAAAAAATCAGCACCGCTAATAAAATCTGCAGCGTCCGAGACGTCAGTGTGA
- the LOC117252971 gene encoding proepiregulin-like, producing the protein MGNSKPSALLSLIGVMLLWPYVLTKSVSSRLQTADSSSLSAGQGEERPHVVKRSTQNCDSTFDSYCMNNGQCMLLVDINEHHCKCERGFYGPRCSNPELVVQPMGEEQIIVTVFCVSLLIIGLAGALYFCCKWYKKNTRQQKRQGYKGVQTA; encoded by the exons ATGGGGAACAGCAAACCCTCCGCGCTCCTCTCACTGATCG GTGTCATGTTGCTCTGGCCGTATGTTCTCACCAAGAGTGTCTCATCCAGACTGCAGACTGCGGacagctcctctctctctgcag GACAGGGAGAAGAGCGCCCTCATGTGGTGAAGCGATCAACACAGAACTGCGACAGCACTTTTGACAGCTACTGCATGAACAACGGCCAGTGCATGCTGCTGGTGGACATCAACGAGCACCACTGCAA GTGTGAGAGGGGCTTCTACGGCCCCAGATGCAGCAACCCGGAGCTCGTTGTTCAGCCAATGGGAGAAGAGCAGATTATTGTGACCGTTTTCTGTGTGAGTCTGCTGATTATAGGTCTGGCTGGAGCTCTTTACTTCTGCTGCAAATG GTATAAGAAAAACACACGCCAGCAAAAGCGGCAGGGTTACAAAGGAGTCCAGACAGCTTAG